Within Bacteroidota bacterium, the genomic segment CCTGCACCTTCTTTGCTTCCTTCTCCAACCGAAAGTTGAATCATTGGTACAATATTATCCATTGGTAGTTTATAGCTCAATTGAATTTGTGCACGGCGAAATCCTCTGTTTCCGGCATACCACATATTTCCATTTGTATTATTAGTTGATGCATTTACAGGTGAATATAAATCCCATTGCTGTCCGATACGCATTTCAAAATTTCCCTTTGCAACACTTGCAAAAGCTTGACGGATACGCGGTTTTCCATTAGCATCAAAGGCACCTCCATAAAAATCCAATTCAAGTTTGCCTCCGACTTTAATATCTCCGTCTTTGCTAAGTTTAAATCCAAATCGAGTGTGTTGTGCTGTAAACCCAAGTGCAGGATTTTCTACTCCGCCAGCAAACTGGGGTGCTGACAAGTAAATGTTGGCTGGGTTTCCCCAGGAATAAACGCTTGAGGTTGCATAAACCATATCGCCTTTTAGAAATCCATATGGTTTTACAACTAATTTGTTTTCATTTTGTCCAATCATAAGGATAGGAATGAAAGCTAAGATAAGAATTACTATAATTTTTCTCATAATGTTTTTAGTTTTTAATTAATGAAAATTTAATTTACTCGTATGACACTTCTAAAGTATCACCATTTTTAATGACTCCTCCTTTTACAATTCTTCCAAAAATTCCTTTACATCTAACAAAGCAGCCTCCATTGTTATTATGGTTATGTTTACAGTTCCATCTGCAATTTCTTCCAATTTTTGATATTTCAAGAACTACATTATTCGCAAAAGCTATTTTCGTATTTAGTTTCAAAGAATGAAAGTCTATTCCTTTTAAAGTAATGTTTTCGCCAAAATCGCCCGGATGATAATGACCATTACCATTTTTGATTTTTGGGCAAATTTTATGGCTCAAAATACTCTCGTATGGAAGCAAACTTATTTGTTTTTCCAAATTTTCGCCAGCATGAATATCGCCCCAGAGACCGTAGTCTTGTACTAAAAATGCCTCATTAATCGAGTCTTTATTCACTCCACGATCATTGCTGATATTTATTGATACAATTTCTCCTAAAATTGCTTTACCATTATTCCCAGAGTTGTTCATTTTTTACATGAATTTTGTCCCGATAGCTATCGAAAGAATTATAGTTTTCAACTTTACAAACTTTCAGGTTCTATGTGTGCAAGTTCCTGAGGTGTATTGATATTAGTAAACACTTTTCTGTAAAAATCATTTTCTTCTAAATCATAGTATTTTACATCAATAAGTTTCAAAAAACTTTTGATATAGAATTTTTGATTGCTTGTTAAAAAAAAGAATAGTTTTTCTGCCAATTTCTTTTTGAAAATCGAATGAATGGGTTCTAAATTTCCTCCAACTCTTGGAACAAAAGCATCACAATTCATAGTAGAGAATGCTTCAATTTCATCTATAATAAGTTGAGAGTTCAAAAATGGCATATCGCAGGGCACAAAAAACAATGCTTCTTTTTTTGTGTGAACAAGTGCAGAATAAATTCCTCCGAGAGGTCCTTTATTTAACAAAATGTCAGGAATTATATGGCACTTCTTTTCAAAAGCATTAAAATCGTTAGGAGAATTTGTAACAATAATAATTTCATCAAAAATTTCAGAAACTACATTAATTGTAATTTCACAAAACTTACGGTTATTAATGCTTAGTAGAGCTTTATTGTTGCCCCCCATTCTTGAGCATTTGCCACCTGCCAATATTGCACAAGCAATTCTATTCATACTATGAGTTTTTCAGGTATTCGCCTATTCGCACATCTTTCGGACCATCAAATCGGGTTCCAATAATCCATTCTTGCAGATATTTGTTTTGCAGTGCAGCAATATCAATGTTGCTTGACGACATATAATCATTTAGAATTGTTACTTCCGAAATTTCGGCTTCATGTTTGCTTATATTCTTGGTTTTTACATACCTACGACAAATGTCGCAAGTATATGCAGAGATTGCTTCTTCTCCTTCAATATTTAAGTATCCTAATTTGTCTTTGTCGGCAGAATGACAAAAAGAACATCTCAGTCGTCTGAAAGACCAAATACTTCCACAGCAAATACATGCCATAAGCTTTTGCCCTTCTTTTTTATCAATATATGACATTCCGGGCCAGTGGCCGCAAATCGGACAAAATCCTGAAATATGCTCTTCTATTTTTTCTTTTGTGTGAACTAGTTGAGATACGCTTTCGCGATAAGGATATGCTGCAAAAATTGCATAAAAAGTAAGAAAATCTAATGATAAGCTCTCGTTTCTAATAAATTCTGAAATTTTCTTTTGCTTGTTTGTCAAAATATTAAGTATGAACTCTTTTGAAAAAGATATATCTTCCTTAAAAATTTTGCTAATCTTTTCGATATCATTTTTAAATTCATTAACATATTGCCCAATCAGTTCTAAGAGTGAAATGAGAAATTGGTGATTTTCTTTCTCTTTTATGTTCCAGATATCATCACTAATTGCATATCTTTTCTGCTTTATTAATTGGATATTCTCTTCAACAATATTTTTGTCGAAAGACTTATTGAAAGATATTTCCTGAAAAGAATATTTCAATTCATTGAAATCGCATAAAAAATTCAAAATAAAACTATTTTCTTCCTTTTTACTATTTTTGCTCATCACCTTTTTATTCTAAAAATTGTTTCTACAAATAAAGTTAGTGTTATGCCAAATTGAGACATAACACTAACAAAATTAATAAACTAATTTATTTTCTCATCATCAGACTTAAAAAAAAGTCCCAAAACAATAATAAAAATAACTAAAAAAGCAATAGCAATTATGTATTCCGGACCTTTTGTTGACGGATATACAGATAATAATATAAATAAATCTAACATTTTTTTCCTCCTTTTATATTAAATTATTCATGCTCCGGATATTCAGAGTGCTTATAAAGTACAGGCATCCTTGAAACTATCCATTTGTATGTTACAACACCAGCAGTTATTATAGCAATAGTCAGAATTACTTCCGACCAACTTGGGTAATAACCAATAGGTTCGTCCCATTTATAAGCAATTACTGAAACATTCAAACGATTAACGATAATTCCCAGAACTGTCAGAATTGCTGCAAAACGTACCAGGGCGACTCTTTTCGAACGGACTCCAATGCCAAAAAGAATGGCAGGAAGAAGAACAAAACCAAAAATCTCTACTAAAAACCAGTAGCCATAAGGTGTTGCCAGTAGTTCCCAATTGTTGCTGTGGGCAACCCCAATCCATTTCAAAAAGAAATATGCTATCAAAACAACCGAGCAAGCTTTGCCAAGACCAATTGTAATAGTATTTATGTCATATGCATTTTCTCCTTCTACTTGATGTTTAAAAAATCGATGCGAAAGCATACTTTCAAAAATTACCATTGACAAACCTGCAGCAATTGCTGAAACGAAGAAAAATATTGGTATCAAAGAAGAATACCATAGCGGATGAACTTTTAGTGGTGCTAATAAAAACAAAGCTCCTAATGCAGATTGGTGCAACATAGAAAGAATCACACCTGCTATACAGACTCCAACCATTATTCTAAGTATCCAGCGTCTGGCAGCTTTCATATTGAGCCACTCGAAAATGGCCGGTGAAAATTCCAGAAATTGAACCGTCAGATAAAGAGCAACGTGCCAAGCTACCAAAAACATTACTGAAGCTACTCCATACGAAGCAATCATTGGATATGGTAATCGCCACGGCTGACCAAGGTCGAAAAGAAGTGCAACCACAACAAAAAAGTATCCTAAAAATCCTGTAAGAATTGCCGGTCTTAAAATTGGTCTGTATTCTTTTAATCCGAAAAGATGAACTGCCGAAGCAATCATAAATCCACCGGCAGCAAGAGCAACTCCGCAAAGAAGATCGAAGCCTATCCAAAGACCCCACGGATATTCGTCAGTTAAGTTAGTAGTATATCCAAGTCCTTTTGTAAAACGAATTATTCCAACAATCAAGCCCGCCAACATTATTAGCGAAGCAATAATGTTGAACGGTGTAGAAGCAACTTTAAGATATTTCGGGAAAGATAATCCTAAGAAAACTTTTTCTCTAAACCAGCTATTTGATGATTTGTTTACTGTACTCATGAATTATCCTCCTTTTTTTCTTTAGTTTCAACAGATTCTTTTAAATCTTTCATTTCTGCCTTAGTCAATTCATCTCTACGTTTTGCTATCCAATGGAAAGCAGTACAAACGGCTGCTCCTCCAATAATAACAACAGGTACAGCAGATAGAAATGGTTTAGTATAAGATGGAATTGAAGCAGTTCCAACATTTGTTTTGATACCAAATTTTTCTAATGGAACACTTGAAATGCACATAACATTTGTACCACCAACTTCATGCTCACCGTAAATATGATCAACATATTTTTCAGGATTATTTGAGATTCTTTTTTGGGCTTCTTTGATTAATTCGCCTCGTTCTCCGTAAAGTATAGCATCGGACGGGCAAGTTTGTGCACAAGCTGGTTTTAGTCCCTCCTCTATTCTATCGTAACAAAAATCACATTTTTGAATTAGTGGAATTGGTTTGTGATATTCAAATTTTGGTATTTCATAAGGACAAGCTATCATGCAATATCGGCAACCCATACAAAGATCGTCGTGATATACTACCGCACCATTTGGCAATTTTTCTAATGCTTTGACTAAACAAGCTGAAACGCAGGCTGGTTCGATACAATGTCTGCATTGCTCTTTATAAAATGCCCAGTCTTTCAACTCTTCATTTTCAACTTTTTCATGATAATGAATAAGTGTAAATGTAGAACAGCTAAGCTTTGAAGGATTCTGATAGCCAGGTCCGCCAAAAAATTCTGTTTTTTCGGCTGGCAAATTGTGCCATTGCTTACAAGCAACCTGACATCCTCGGCAACCTATACACTTTGTATTATCAGTGAGAAGGGCCATTTGTTCATTATATGTTTCTTTCATATCAATTCCTCCTATGCTTTATCGACGTTACAAAGAAATGCCTTATATTCAGGTATCATAGTATTGGCATCGCCAACATGTGGTGTTAACTCATTGGCACTGGCTCCGGTTGCAATACCTTTGTGTCCGAAATGCCAAATAAGTCCAACTTGATGAACTTTTTTTCCGGATACTTTAAAAGGTTTAAATCTTGCTGTTACCAAGGCATAGAGTTCAATTGTAGAGCGGATAGAACTTACTTTTACTTTATCGCCATGATTTATGCCTTTTTCTTGGGCAAGTTGTGGACTAATTTCAACAAAAGCATCGGGGCAGAGTTCAGCCAACCATGGCAAATTTCTTGTCATAGCTCCTGCCTGCCAGTGTTCTGTAACACGGTAAGTAGTTGCAACAATCGGATATTCTTTAGAATCGCCAATTTCTTCGGGACGCCAAATTTTTATCATAGGATTGTTTTGCTGACTGCACATCAGATTTGAAACCGGACTTTCTACAGGTTCGTAATGTTCAGGGAATGGTCCGTCTTTTAGCGAAGATGCAAAAAGACAAGCATGTCCTTCTTTTCTCATTATAAATGAATATTTCCCTTTCGGATTAATTGTACCATCAGGGTTTTTCATTGGTGGCCATCCTCCATCAGGAACATCGCCTTTCCATTTTCCTGCAAGTCTGTCGTATTTTACAACAGGTTTTTCAGGTGCCCAAGGAACGCCGGTTGCATCGCAAGAAGCTCTGTTATAGATTATTCTTCTGTTTACAGGCCAGCACCACGACCATTCAAGATTCAGACCAATAATATCCTCTTCAGGATTAGAACGTTTTCTGCGAGCCATCATATTTCCTTCTTCGTGCTCATGCTTGGTGTAACTGGCACAATATAACCAGTTTCCGGAAGAAGTACTACCATCGTCTTTCAGATATGCGAAACTTGGAACCAAATCTCCTTTTTTGAAAGATTTGCCTTTTGCAGGAAAATCTACATCTTTAAGGAAATATCCATTGATTTCTTTAGCAACCATATGTGGATCGGGTTCTTCTCCTTCACCATAATTCCAATTAAGCTTAGTTATAGGTTCAGGGAAAGCTCCTCCATTGCTATAAAGTTTTTTAAGCTCTTTATGAAGTTTATCTAAAATCCATAAATCAGGTTTGGCATCTCCGGGTGGTTCTACGGCTTTATATCGCCATTGTCCCCATCTTCCGGAATTTGTTACACTTCCTTCTTTTTCAATAGATGAAGCAGCTGGAAGTAAAAATACTTCTGTTTGAATATCTGCCGGATTGGCTCCGGGTCTGTTCCAAAAATTAGCAGTATCGGTTCCCCACAAATCAACTGCAACCAACCAATCAAGTTTTTCTATAGCTTTACTTTCCATAGAGGCATTGGGTCCGCCAACAATAGGATTTTGCCCGAGAGCAATAAGTCCTTTTATGGTACCCTTGTCCATAGCTTCAAACATTGAAATGTGCGAATAATTTGCACTTCTTTTTGGCAAATAACTAAACGCAAAATCGTTCTCCGGCTGTGCATTTTCGCCCCAGAAAGATTTCAGTAAACTGGTGATATATTTAGAATAATTTCCCCACCAATTGGCACTTTTTGAATCTTTTGTTTTTGGAGTCCATTTTCCCAAATAACTTGCAAGATCAATATTGTCGGCAGTTGGAGATTTAAGATAACCAGGGAGAATATGAAACAAAAGGCAATGATCTGTAGATCCCTGAACATTTGATTCACCACGTAAGGCGTTTATTCCTCCACCGGCAACTCCAATATTTCCCATTAACAATTGAAGAATTACATAGGAACGAATATTCTGTGTACCATGAGTATGCTGAGTTGTTCCCATTGCATACATAATTGTACCGGATTTATCAGCTTTGTGAGATTCCACAAAAGTTTCAACAACTTTTTTATAGGAATCAACAGGTGTTCCGGTTATTTCGCAAACACTTTCTATATCGTAGCGTAAAAAGTGTTTCTTCATCAGTTGATAAACGCAATTAGGATCGCTTAGTGTAGGATCTTTTTTAATTATTCCTGAAGAATCTGTTTGGAATCCCCATTTTGTTTTGGTGTAAGCACTATTTTTTATTTCACCAAAAAGACCATCTTTGAATTCGAATCCGGGATTAACTAAAAAGCTAGCATTTGTGTGTGCAACAACATACTCCTTTTGAATTAGGTCATATTCGAGGGCGTAATTTATTATACCGCCAATGTATGCAATATCTGTTCCTGATCTGAGAGGAGAATATATATCTGCGGCGGCAGATGTTCGAGTGAACCTTGGATCAACAGATATGAGTTTTGCTCCTTTGGCAAGAGCTTTGTTGACCCATTTGAAGGAGATAGGATGGTTTTCGGCCGCATTTGAGCCGATTATCATAATGTAGTCGGAGTTACCAATGTCAATCCAATGGTTTGTCATTGCTCCTCGTCCGAATGAAGCAGCCAAACTGGCCACTGTTGAGCTATGTCATATACGTGCCTGATGCTCGAGATAGACAACTCCGAGCGATCTGGCAAATTTGCTGTAACTGTAGCATTCCTCATTGTCTAAG encodes:
- the fdnG gene encoding formate dehydrogenase-N subunit alpha, coding for MTKITRRQFFQRSAFTLGAVVTTFALSPKSAIANKKDFKTFKTKESTTICPFCGVGCGLIVSTRSNKVINIDGDPDHPINEGALCSKGAALYQVANNELRLSKVLYRAPGANDWEEKDWDFAVQKIALKIKETRDASFKKTDIEGRTINRTEAIACLGGAALDNEECYSYSKFARSLGVVYLEHQARIUHSSTVASLAASFGRGAMTNHWIDIGNSDYIMIIGSNAAENHPISFKWVNKALAKGAKLISVDPRFTRTSAAADIYSPLRSGTDIAYIGGIINYALEYDLIQKEYVVAHTNASFLVNPGFEFKDGLFGEIKNSAYTKTKWGFQTDSSGIIKKDPTLSDPNCVYQLMKKHFLRYDIESVCEITGTPVDSYKKVVETFVESHKADKSGTIMYAMGTTQHTHGTQNIRSYVILQLLMGNIGVAGGGINALRGESNVQGSTDHCLLFHILPGYLKSPTADNIDLASYLGKWTPKTKDSKSANWWGNYSKYITSLLKSFWGENAQPENDFAFSYLPKRSANYSHISMFEAMDKGTIKGLIALGQNPIVGGPNASMESKAIEKLDWLVAVDLWGTDTANFWNRPGANPADIQTEVFLLPAASSIEKEGSVTNSGRWGQWRYKAVEPPGDAKPDLWILDKLHKELKKLYSNGGAFPEPITKLNWNYGEGEEPDPHMVAKEINGYFLKDVDFPAKGKSFKKGDLVPSFAYLKDDGSTSSGNWLYCASYTKHEHEEGNMMARRKRSNPEEDIIGLNLEWSWCWPVNRRIIYNRASCDATGVPWAPEKPVVKYDRLAGKWKGDVPDGGWPPMKNPDGTINPKGKYSFIMRKEGHACLFASSLKDGPFPEHYEPVESPVSNLMCSQQNNPMIKIWRPEEIGDSKEYPIVATTYRVTEHWQAGAMTRNLPWLAELCPDAFVEISPQLAQEKGINHGDKVKVSSIRSTIELYALVTARFKPFKVSGKKVHQVGLIWHFGHKGIATGASANELTPHVGDANTMIPEYKAFLCNVDKA
- a CDS encoding 4Fe-4S dicluster domain-containing protein; its protein translation is MKETYNEQMALLTDNTKCIGCRGCQVACKQWHNLPAEKTEFFGGPGYQNPSKLSCSTFTLIHYHEKVENEELKDWAFYKEQCRHCIEPACVSACLVKALEKLPNGAVVYHDDLCMGCRYCMIACPYEIPKFEYHKPIPLIQKCDFCYDRIEEGLKPACAQTCPSDAILYGERGELIKEAQKRISNNPEKYVDHIYGEHEVGGTNVMCISSVPLEKFGIKTNVGTASIPSYTKPFLSAVPVVIIGGAAVCTAFHWIAKRRDELTKAEMKDLKESVETKEKKEDNS
- the nrfD gene encoding polysulfide reductase NrfD, translated to MSTVNKSSNSWFREKVFLGLSFPKYLKVASTPFNIIASLIMLAGLIVGIIRFTKGLGYTTNLTDEYPWGLWIGFDLLCGVALAAGGFMIASAVHLFGLKEYRPILRPAILTGFLGYFFVVVALLFDLGQPWRLPYPMIASYGVASVMFLVAWHVALYLTVQFLEFSPAIFEWLNMKAARRWILRIMVGVCIAGVILSMLHQSALGALFLLAPLKVHPLWYSSLIPIFFFVSAIAAGLSMVIFESMLSHRFFKHQVEGENAYDINTITIGLGKACSVVLIAYFFLKWIGVAHSNNWELLATPYGYWFLVEIFGFVLLPAILFGIGVRSKRVALVRFAAILTVLGIIVNRLNVSVIAYKWDEPIGYYPSWSEVILTIAIITAGVVTYKWIVSRMPVLYKHSEYPEHE
- a CDS encoding formate dehydrogenase accessory protein FdhE, producing MSKNSKKEENSFILNFLCDFNELKYSFQEISFNKSFDKNIVEENIQLIKQKRYAISDDIWNIKEKENHQFLISLLELIGQYVNEFKNDIEKISKIFKEDISFSKEFILNILTNKQKKISEFIRNESLSLDFLTFYAIFAAYPYRESVSQLVHTKEKIEEHISGFCPICGHWPGMSYIDKKEGQKLMACICCGSIWSFRRLRCSFCHSADKDKLGYLNIEGEEAISAYTCDICRRYVKTKNISKHEAEISEVTILNDYMSSSNIDIAALQNKYLQEWIIGTRFDGPKDVRIGEYLKNS
- a CDS encoding MOSC domain-containing protein, producing MNNSGNNGKAILGEIVSINISNDRGVNKDSINEAFLVQDYGLWGDIHAGENLEKQISLLPYESILSHKICPKIKNGNGHYHPGDFGENITLKGIDFHSLKLNTKIAFANNVVLEISKIGRNCRWNCKHNHNNNGGCFVRCKGIFGRIVKGGVIKNGDTLEVSYE
- a CDS encoding molybdenum cofactor guanylyltransferase, whose amino-acid sequence is MNRIACAILAGGKCSRMGGNNKALLSINNRKFCEITINVVSEIFDEIIIVTNSPNDFNAFEKKCHIIPDILLNKGPLGGIYSALVHTKKEALFFVPCDMPFLNSQLIIDEIEAFSTMNCDAFVPRVGGNLEPIHSIFKKKLAEKLFFFLTSNQKFYIKSFLKLIDVKYYDLEENDFYRKVFTNINTPQELAHIEPESL